Below is a window of Leptidea sinapis chromosome 4, ilLepSina1.1, whole genome shotgun sequence DNA.
TCTTGTGTTCTTGTATCATTTTATGTTCCTATTGTGTATACTCGCCTTGTCCAGAGCTGCATCAAACTCTTGAGCAGCAATTATGAAGTCCTCCAACACTTGTGGCAGTACCACTCCCTCTCCACTCAACACAAGTACAGCATCATATTCCGAGCTGTTCACTTCATTCTCAACATGAACCTTCACATCATTGACTTCACCAATTAGACccattgtttataatattacaataccTGTGcggaaatataataatatttaaaatgaatccAAAATAATGTTCCtaacaaaaatagaaatattctTAGATCTTTTCCCCCTCTTCTAGGATcaaatatctatttttatttgtaccaaaatttataaataatgtggGATTATGCTCTATGTGTCCGGATATTATAATCCAATAGCATATAAATCATATTGTTCAATTTCTTAAGCAAGTGCATAGATTTAACACTTTTTAAGAATTGCATATAGAACAGAAATGGCAAATAATCTCTACAATGAAATTCTTCCTCTGAGAGGTGTCCCCATCTCAATGAGACATTGATAGCTTCAATGTGTCTACACATATCTAAAAGGCCTCACCATATTTGTAAATTCCTATTCTTTTGCAAGAGAGAATCTGTGGTGATTATCACATACCATCCGGTGTCCTGTATATTTCTTTGTTCTAGTAACCCATAAAAATAGACAGAAAcagttgtatattatatatatttaatttatagtataatattataatataacaaaaagtaaggaaatacaattaaaatcaatactcaataaaacaaaattattatcaacTATATTtagcataaaaaaatgtgtgcatTGTAATAATTACACTCTAATGAACTCACTCATTCAACAGCAATTGATAGtgtatctatatattttattattacatatccTGTGTTCAGATAAGAGATAGTAGTAACTAGGTACATGTTTGGTAAATAAAGTGCTACTTTGGCATGTTGTAGTCACATAGCCCAAAACTGCTGgcttaaaatgttatgtttgtgGCGGTGTCGTGGGGTGGGTCATTACCTTCCCTAGAATATTGTTGCAGGAAGTAATTCTTGTGTTACACTCATAAAcaggcgctacttgtggtggctggctTAACCTGACATCTAGAAacctgctttttttttaatttatctatttGGAAAAATATATCTATGCAAGAACCTTACTAggcttcttttttattaaattttattacaacacatGTTGAAACAAACTTCCTGGCTATTCTAAGATACGGGCAGTTTACCACAAATTTGTTTATGCATAACAAGTTTGTTCCTAGTGTCTGTTTGTTACTAGAAAATTTGTAATGCCGAtgtaaataactatattatttcattatcaagaatatatttagaGCCTATAGCTACAGTATTAATTCATTAAGCTTAACTTAAACTTTTCAGAAGCAGTGGTAGGTAATAAGtaatatatgataaaatatagtCCTTAGGTATATTAACCGGTAGTTGCAGAATGGATCCAAATAGTTAATGTTTCTTTAGATATAATACCATCACTGTCATTTTTATTGGCGACAAAACAATAACTATTTATAATAACCTAGGGATGAGAGATGAGAGTTAGGACTTAGGACGTACCTATTTATCGTCATTCGTCACAGGTAAATCACCGGTTGTCACTGTGACAAGATATCAAAATTAACAgttttatgtattgttttttttttttggattttacgGCCTTGTAACTGTtatgtattgtattttgtaCAACTAGTATTTTGGAACAAGTTTTTTAGTAAcgaccaaagagaatttaagcacTACGTTCAGTGacgacaataattatttataacaactACTATTTTAGCAGCCTGGCGCATATATTTTATTCCTTTTAACGGCTGGGTTCAGCTTTCATTAGCTAGACTCTAAcgataatgtataaaataaaatgatcaaTGCCAACTTAAAGATAAAAGACTTGTTTATTTTCTGCCACTGAGTTGGTATCGATAACACGCATCACGCGAAAGCACTAAAGCAGTACTTTTGAGGGTGATCGATTGTGTGAAGCTTTGCTGTAGTTGGAATATTCAATGTTGAGCATTATGCCACATAATGCGCTTTAGTGCTGTAATTATAAAACTACTTAAGTAATCAACTAGAACTGCACGACTCAAATGACCTAGCGTTGTAGTGCATTTGCAGCTGTTCATAGGCTGTGGACTGTCATCTGTGTGAGCTGTCAATCAAAAATATCAACTTGACTTGttctattttgtaaattttaggGTCCAGTCCTGTGTTAAGCAATAAGCTTGtgtaacttttattttgtttacagaTTACTCGATTCtgataaattctttattaataatagtcaTCAATTTAGAATGATTCCGTTTttgctaaatattttattatgacgaGGGAAAATTGAATAGTACCtctattatgtttaatataactGAATGTATGTCTTGGTATTTCATGTTATCTCTTAAATGCTATGGagaataaaaaagataaatggGATGTATTAGCTACGGTTAAGTCATTTGATTTAGGTAAGTAGGTTTAGTAATTAATATACTAAGATACTAAGCCATAATTTCACAACTCTGGTATGCTCACCTTGAATTTCCTATTATTACGTGTATTGTTTATATTCGAGATGCGTTTAGTCACATAGATTTTCAACAACACCTTATACATCCTAACTTGGTCAGTTCAACTCTCTCTCATTTAACTAGTCCATTACCATATTATTTGTCTCTGAACTTTATTACTGTTTTTTCTAAGACAGGATACTTCTTTGCATACTTTTGAATTAGCATGCTGCTTCTTTAGCTATCTTTATAACCGCTTGAGAGTCCACATCTAAAAATCATGTTCTTTCATGTGAAAAATACATTAGTTGAATACCTTGCACATTACTAAGTGACTGAAGtctatataataactatatttctTTGCAAAGTTTTAAACCCAATATTTTACCAATCTTTATGGTCTTATAAAGTTCTGAAGAGCATTCAGATGCAATTGCTTtttactaatataaataaaataatggaagTAAATTATCAATGTTGTGTATAGTACAAAGTATATTTCAAgtacattaataaattttcttggaTTCTTAATGTCAAGAAGTGGTGTTAAAACCTTAATCACACAAGCTTCCTACCATTAGCTTGCTAATTTGATACCTGAACATACTCAAACCCATTAATATAAGATTTCAACATTTTGTTTAAGCACTTTGTTAAACAGAAGATTCTATGGAAGACTTAATATGTCTTTATTCTTTGGCTGTATATACTTATATCATATCTTTGATGTTAATCTAGATTTTGTTCTTATTTCAGGCATACCCCATAACAGTCAACATGAATCTGTTCTACGCCATAGTGTTCAACAAATAGATTTGGTCAACTCTACTGCAACTACACCTATTAGTCTACTTGTCCAATCTCTTGTCAAGCAACTATGCTCTCTCTTAGAAAAAGATTACTCAAAAGCCAACCAACTGTACAATACAATATGTGAAAAACTACACAGCATGAACCTCATAGATGATTCATATGCTATGGGTGAATTTGAAGTTATGAGAAGCCAATACCAAAGGGCATTATATCAACTAGTTACAGTAGCCAGTGGCTCCGAGATACCCATCACCCTGCCAGCTACATGGCCCTTGACTTCATCTGGCCTAGAGTGGTCAAGGTATCATAAAGAGTTTGAGGAACTGTACTTCATTGCTGGAGGTGGTTTTGGAAGTGTTTTCAAAGCGCGGCACAGACTTGATGGTGTGGAATATGCCATCAAAAAAGTACACATTAAATCATCTGATGTGAATTCTATAATGACTCACCTGGCAGAAGTTAAGACAATAGCAAGTTTAAATCAtccaaatattgttaattataaggCTGCATGGCTAGAGCCATTAATAGAATCTACTGTAAAGAAAAAACGTAAATTCCACATGGACATCAATACTGATGAATTGTCTCTGGGCACAAACAAAGTTTCTACAGTCTACTCAAATATCATGAGGTCATTTAAAACTTACAATTCTAAGGATTTAACAAAGAAACACAGTCAGTCCGATTTTgtgatttcatttaaaaattctaatagTTTTGATAATGAGAATTCACTTGAAGTGGAAACTGAGAGTGAAGATGAGTCAACCACACCAGAACAGAATGCTATCTGTAAATTTTTGACAAGTAAAGAATATGAAAACTGCTCTCGGGTAAACTTAAAATGGGCAACACTTTATATTCAAATGACATACTGCCAGCAAACCTTGAAGCAATGGCTGGATGATAGAAATAGCCGCATGTCATTATCGCGTAAAGGTTCAGATGATATAACTCTTCAGCAGAGTGAAACTCACGAATCGAGTTCATTTGAGTCTCATATATCGCCAGAATCAATATTTCCGGTAGCATGGACACATATTGATATACTTATAGATATGTTTACGCAATTAGTCCATGGTCTGCATTACATTCATTCCAAAGGGATAATTCATCATGATGTGAAGCCAAGTAATGTATTTGTGGGTCTGAGTGATCATAACACTCCTCTAGTGCAACTGGGTGATTTTGGTCTGGCCTGTCCCTTACAACAGTCACACAGCGGATTGGCTTTGGGCACACATTTGTACGCTGCACCGGAACAGTTGGATGGCCAATGTAATCCTAAGGTAATTAGAAtatcatattaattacatttggtgttttaaaatactttgtatATAGCCCCAAATTGATATGTTTTCTTGAATATactgaataataaatttacttcAACATTAATATGTATCTCTGTAGATAGTTTTTGTCCCAAGTAAAGATATGGTTTAGTTTACTATATTAATGATGtagaaagattttttttctaatgcTGTTCCTataaattttggaatcatttcaATGtacttaatttacaaaaaaataattcataatattaacaacattaataaaagtaatttttatcAATTCCAGAGTGACATGTACTCACTCGGAATTATCCTCCTCGAGTTAGTGGAACCGTTCAACACAGATATGGAGCGTGTTAAAACTATAACTGACTTACGGAAAGGACAAATACCAGCACATCTTACTGCAAACTATCCTAAAGTAGCACACATCATTGGAAAACTAGTTCAGCGAAGACCAAGCAAGAGATTAGACACTAATCAATTGTTAGAAGAATTAAGAAATGTCAAAGAGAACAAAGATGCTACAATCCAATCATTGAGGGAGGAACTCGCTGCCAAGGATGATGAAATagctaaattaaaaatgattcttGCTAAGTTGAATTATAAGTAGGCATACACGggtattctatttttttttctcttttgaAATTCACAAtccttacttaaatattttacttaaggTATGTACGACAATTAAGTACCATACACTTATTAAACCGAATAATAGtttgactaataataatattatttgagtaGTAGGAAGCGGTTTACAGAatctttcaatattttatattctgttaATACCTGTTCTACTTCATTCACTATAGATCAAAATGTGTTGGGTACAAAATTGatacatagtaatataccgGTGGTCATTTTCAACGCCACATCCAGAGAAAGTACTTTATACACTGTAATTTACACATTGCCAttacttaggctgagatctatagaacatacttagactttgctccgACTTTACTCACTAAAAACTGAGTGTGATTAAACGCGAACTTGGCTTTTTGCATTatgctgtcttagcttaagctcagcgtAATTTCAGATGTCAATTGACTGTAAAAACGTAATCAAAGTTTAAGTTTTTTGTGAGTGCCTTCAGTATTAAGAGACTTAGGCTGCGATGAAAATGTCCATCctgtaatatacaataatattgttgTGACTATATTTGATTGACATGTTTAGATGCATAATGAATATTAATGagattttaatgaattattgtaatacataaattacaagtactaaacttataaaagtaaaataaagaagcccttaaatgtttttaaacttttatcatcgccgGACTTTtactttgtaataattttgacgggtactcacgatatttattttattaattgctgatatttcgatccaattgcatgaatcttGGTCGCAGCGGAACTGCGGAGGCCGCGAGAACTCTTGACACATTTACatttgacactaatagtacatcaatctgtccacgtggcgcgtaattcgttttggtctttgattcgcTAATTCACGACccacactactgacgacgtccattCTTTCGGgtttttttgttgcatttgtactgcagCAATGAAGCTgcagttaatatatatatcgtgagtacccgtcatgaTTATTACAAAGCCTTTATTATTTTCGAAGTCTAGTACAATAATTGAACAAACTTAAACAGATAATCAACTAGAAGTACTATTCTTAtaagtacataattttattcagaTTTCCGTtcaatacacaaattaaataatacttggCGTCATTATTACTTAGTATTGAACAGATCTGTGTGTCTGACTGTCtgctataataaataatggagTGTGTTATGATTAGTGTAAAAGTTAttgtagttaataatattatgtacttacttaaattGTATGAATGCTGTATGTGTTTGATTCCTAGCATTTTAAATTGTGCAAATgtgttaaataaacaatataaacatGACTATTTATTTCTGCAAAACACTGAAGTCAGTTAGTCACCCTGCTTTCTTTTGAGGTTAAGATGTCGAACAGGCCTAATGGCTTTTATACGATCATCTTCACGATGTATGCCCAGAGTTGACTACCGTGTTCACGCGTTTATTCCGCCATTTATAGATACTCAACAGGCATCGCGAACCCACCCACTCATGGAACCCAGCCCTAGTCCATCTGATGCCCCTAAAAGCTGGATCTGGCTAACTACAGGCATATTGCCTTAACCTTCGCGTTCTCAAAAATTATCGAGAGCATCATAAATTGCCAGCTCTAGAGAGATCTCGAGATCATCAGTTGATCAATGACTAAAATGTATAgatttcgccatggtcgatcaGCTAGGATTCTTCGATTATACTTTACATCTGCCCCGATCCATGTAAATCTGTGGCAGCAATTGAAAGCAAGAGATGTTTGGAAGTTACTAGTGGAGGcatttttgcacaggatgccagctagggTAAGTACCTCTGCAGCGCATTATTTTTGCCGCGAAACAGTAAAAtgcaagcattattatgtttcggtttgaaaggcgccgtggctagtgaaattattgcaCTGGCACTTGTTTTTGTTCAATCATGAAtagaaataataagaaaaagcTTTGAGCCGTGCTCGTCTCCtcataacaaaaaagttttcgTCGTGCCAATTTCGCACAAGGGGGTATCTATTATCTCGTACCTACTTGAAGTCTGTccacattctagtgctctaAAAATCACAGGTATGGCCATATATGGAGGATTCCTCTCATCTCAGGTCTTCCTCATACAAATATCAGCCCGCACCGCGTGGCGAATAGCGTACTAGAATTGACGGGGACTAGTGCTCTGTGtatggctagatcacttggcgttgcgtagagacgtcgcttcattgtgtgtcttctggcgcatctatcacggggagtgctccgaagagctgtttgacctgatttctgcggtcaaattccaccttcgcacgacaagcgACAAACTTGGATGTCATCCTCCATCTGAATCTGGATCTTGCGATGCAATTTTAAAGGAACTTTCTgtcatttatttgtttacagTTTATTCCAATTGATGCAGATGGAATGTCTGTAACGGCACTCGTTACTCTTTAGAGTTTTCTTTAACTTATAACTCTTTCAAAGTTCATTAATAATTGAAATCGTTAGAGTAATTTTGGTTCATCAATTAACATAAcattatgatataaaatataatggaaCTGTATCGGGATCTACCCCCAATCCTTACTTTCAAGGtgttactgtttttttatgttaatttaacacacacactagcataaaggtgcttcacttgttaatatcacggcgcggagtctttcttttttttactattccGTGACTTTGTTCGTAATTTGTTGGCTGTACTTAGGTagtgaaaaaaaacatagtaagttaaatcaaattatatttacacaatgctaaatatataaattattggcttagttttataaaatatttacagtcttaaaattaaaatttttataatatttaacagggatttttttatatgtagttcttaatacttataaaatcgtacaatcggaagaattaaaacttaaatcggaattttaatagtttataaCATTATGGCGGGAATTGtatgcaatttattctttaatccAGCCGTAagtatttcaaattaatatctaTGGTATGTACTTTTATCTAAGTGTTAACGAATTTTATGCTTAAACTAATTTGGCGGGTGATTTCATAGTAAGGTGTCGACCGCGTGGATAACGCCATTTGTTGCCGGGATATTGTGAGTGATCACCTGCGCGTTGTTAACCTTTATTCGACCTGTAAAATacacatatataaattaaaaatataatatttttgaagttaaacttctttaggcgtgacttgggggtaactcagaatatatttacgttagtacttccggtaagtaaaagtaaaaaaaggtttaaaaaatgtttcaaattgatcagtaatattttctgaaaatctcgaAGTGTACCTActtgttcatttatgactactttctaaaaaataataaaagttctcagtatgacgtttgcgacattcgttaatttttcttcgtccatcggacaggcaaaaggtccgagcccatagagccatattcgttaatattcaacaactttatattgatatgtgtgatattaataatttaattatttttattcaattatttattaattaaagccgtgttggctttaattaatgtaagtatatatttaatggtataaattaaatcttcttgtctttcaactttttaagaatatttgttatatactggatgtcttggaataggtgggacaaacaagggcaaacgaaaaaaaaatattttgtctatgagctttgAGATAAGcacaaaatgtatatataagtatctgttaattattcctaaagttaattatagcTAAATTTTACGAAAAGTTTAAGTTTTTCAATcacgcgtaaagattacacgcacccACTTTTTGTGAATTGTCTCTTTTAATATGATGGATAAATTtacctataaataaagtttaccAGGACTAATACTTCAGAAATGTTTCAGGTCTAGGTGACATGAAAAAATAGCGTAGGTAATATTTGACGTAGATAAAATGGGGAggttgaaaacaaataaatacttgACATGTGGCTTATTATTAAAATCCataagtacaatattattgtgaCTTTTAATTACCGAAAGCGTTATTTTCCTACAGTAGCGTCAGTTTGAGACGGTAGGAACATGTTTTGTGTCTACAGTTTATacaatatttctatttaattatcTTCTTATCTGCTgagaagcatccttacacaaacaatgaatcaagctcttaaggttgatgcatccaatatacgataattataaattttattgtacaatagctgactcgacagacgttgttctatacataataaataaaatactgttttttatgaatttgtcaataatatttcataagatcaagaattatttggtaaaatatgctctctaactatcaaaccgtgcttcaataaattctctcatagaaaagatgtccatacaaaataaataatggaattaagaataattatgggtcctaaatcgaaataactaaatcctattttaaacaaaaatatttgaatgcgaattaaaaaaaaatgattgaatTAGGCGCTATTTTGATCCATAatcatccaaatgttgtgacttttattgagtgtaaattccgctaagttgCATACCTACTCAGGCTTGAGACATGAAAATTTGAGGTTGAAAAACGGGTTCCTACCAGAATTCTTCTGGAGCGTCAACGGCTTGGCGTCCTCCATGGAGTTTCGTAGCTGGTAGTAGCGCATGCCGGCGCTATACAGAGTCCCGGGTAGCACGTGCCTCGCCACTAGCGCGCGTGCCGCACCCCGCTCGGACAGTCGTGCCAGTTCGCCCGCCGCCAATCGCGCGAACGCCGCGTCCGTCGGCGCGAACACTGTGTATGTCTTGCTTTCTGGAAACGTTCGTTGTCAAAGTCAGAGCCAAAgttagaaatataaaaacaaaacaaccattttaagttatttgtttcaatatataatttatcgcataatacttttatttgtttacagTTTATTCCAATTGATGCATCTACG
It encodes the following:
- the LOC126979721 gene encoding eukaryotic translation initiation factor 2-alpha kinase 1-like, with the protein product MENKKDKWDVLATVKSFDLGIPHNSQHESVLRHSVQQIDLVNSTATTPISLLVQSLVKQLCSLLEKDYSKANQLYNTICEKLHSMNLIDDSYAMGEFEVMRSQYQRALYQLVTVASGSEIPITLPATWPLTSSGLEWSRYHKEFEELYFIAGGGFGSVFKARHRLDGVEYAIKKVHIKSSDVNSIMTHLAEVKTIASLNHPNIVNYKAAWLEPLIESTVKKKRKFHMDINTDELSLGTNKVSTVYSNIMRSFKTYNSKDLTKKHSQSDFVISFKNSNSFDNENSLEVETESEDESTTPEQNAICKFLTSKEYENCSRVNLKWATLYIQMTYCQQTLKQWLDDRNSRMSLSRKGSDDITLQQSETHESSSFESHISPESIFPVAWTHIDILIDMFTQLVHGLHYIHSKGIIHHDVKPSNVFVGLSDHNTPLVQLGDFGLACPLQQSHSGLALGTHLYAAPEQLDGQCNPKSDMYSLGIILLELVEPFNTDMERVKTITDLRKGQIPAHLTANYPKVAHIIGKLVQRRPSKRLDTNQLLEELRNVKENKDATIQSLREELAAKDDEIAKLKMILAKLNYK